The DNA region TACATCGCGTCGAGTATCGGAACGATGAGGGTTACCGAGCAAATTGATGCATTAGACATTATGGGTGTAAACTCGCCCAACTTCTTGATTTTACCAAAAATTCTCGCAAGTATTGTTTTTAACCCACTGCTCATCGCGATCAGTATCGTATTTGGTGTTTGGGGCGGTTATCTTGCGGGAGTAGCTACTGGAAACTGGAGCAAAGCAGACTATATCACCGGTATTCAGATGTATATGCCGCAACATTTTATTTGGTACGCGTTTTTCAAGACAGCGGTTTTCGCCTTCCTCATCGCGACGATCCCGGCTTATTTCGGATATAATGTTAAAGGCGGCTCGCTCGAAGTGGGTCGTGCAAGTACACAGGCGGTTGTGTGGACGATCGTGGCGATTATCATTATGAATTTAATTTTAACCCAAATGTTCCTGAGCTGATGATTGAAGTGAAAGACTTAAGAAAAAGTTTTGATGAGGTCGAAGTTCTCAAAGGAATTTCGACCACATTCGACACGGGAAAAGTAAACCTGATCATCGGCCAAAGTGGTTCGGGAAAAACAGTATTTCTGAAAAGTTTGCTTAATGTGTACCAACCGACTTCAGGAGAAATTCTTTTTGACGGAAGAGACATCAACAAAATGTCGCGGGAGGAAAAACAGTCATTAAGAAGTGAAATCGGGACCGTTTTCCAGGGTTCTGCACTTTTCGATTCCATGACGGTGGAAGAAAACATCATGTTCCCACTCGATATGTTTACCAACCTTACTTACCGCGAAAAGAAAAGAAGAGTTTTCGATGTCGTTGGAAGAGTCCACCTGAACAAAGCCAACCGAAAATACCCATCGGAAATTTCCGGAGGAATGCAGAAAAGGGTTGCCATTGCACGAGCAATCGTAAACAATCCCAAGTATTTATTTTGCGACGAACCCAACTCGGGACTGGATCCTTACACTTCAAATATTATCGACGACCTGCTTTTGGAAATCACCAAGGAGTACAACACGACCACTATCATCAATTCCCACGACATGAATTCGGTGATGACCATTGGTGAAAAAATTGTTTATCTTCGTCTTGGAATCAAGGAATGGGAAGGAAACAAAGACATTCTGATCAATGCCGGAAATAAAAACCTGATCGATTTCGTTTATTCTTCAGAGCTCTTCAAGGAGCTGCGCGAATATTTCCTCGAGACCAACAAAACTTCAATAGAAAATATAATAACTAAACCACCTTCAAATGAAAACAATTCTTAGCACAATTCTGTTAGCAGTCACGGTAAGCGTTTCTGCGCAAGTAAAATTTGCCGCGAAAGGGAACCTCCTTTTTAAAATGGACAAGCCGACTTGGGAAAACATCACTTCAGCGCAAACCTATGGTGATAAAGGCAAAAATAATGTCGGGTTCAATTTCGGACTTTCTGCCAAGATTGACCTCCCTGCAACTTCATTATTCGTAATGCCGGAAGTTTACTATACGACTTACAAATCCGAGTTTGATATTCCGGGAAAAGGAACCACCCTGGAAATTAAAAGTAACCGAATCGATATTCCTGTACTTTTAGGATATGACCTTTGGAGCGATATTTTGGGAATTTACGCAGGACCTGTCGCATCATACAATCTTGACAAAAATGATCAGTTCAAGGATTTTAAAGAAGATACCAAAAACAAATTTTTGATCGGTTACCAGTTTGGCGCTCAAGCGATGTTTAAAAACATTATTCTGAATGCCCGTTACGAAGGTTCCTTTACCGACGACCAGCGCGACTTTATCGATGGAATTACCAACACCACGATTCGCTACGACAGCAAGCCGGGACTGATTATTGTTGGTTTGGGATACAGTTTCTAACCACCAACAAACTTGCAAACGAAAAAAAACATGTTTAAAAGACATGTTTTTTTAATGCCATCAAATAAAAAAAGAAACATACAACTTGAAAATCTCAACTATAAATCAAATTTAATCATAACTTAAAAACCCATCACCTTTTGACTAAAATTGGAATGATTTTAGCTTAGTAATCTGGCTTTGCACTGTTGATTTCTGATGAAAAAAAATTGCTATAACAGAAAGTTTTCACTCCTAATAATTTCGATTTTCTCCACAGTTTTTGGGTATTCCCAGAACAGGATTTCGGGTGTGGTACTCGATGCCAAATCCCAAAAACCTTTGGCGGGAGCTGAAATTTTCATTAATGATAATGAGCAGCCACAAACAACTTCTACGGATGGAAAATTCGTAATCACCTCTGAATCAGGAATTAGCACCGCAAAAATCATCAAGAAAAATTATAAAACCGAAGTCCTGAATTTCGGTGACCACCGTTTTGAAAACCTCACGATTCGCCTGCAAACTGAAAAAGTAGAAGAAATCCAGGAGGTAAAACTATTAGTCGAAAACAAGAAAAAATACAAAAACAAAAAGGACAATCCCGCATACGCAATCATGCAGGAAGTCTGGAAACGAAAGAAAACCAACGGTTTAGCGAAATACGACGATTACCAATTTAAGGAATACGAGAAAATCGAAGTCGGGATGAACAATATCGATTCCGCCTTCATGCAGAAAAAAATCTTCAACGATCTGGAATTTGTTTTCAAGTACGCCGATTCGTCCAACTTCGACAAAAAGCTTACGCTGCCTGTTTTCCTAAATGAAACCATCTATAAAGTTTACGGCAAAAACAAGCCCGAAAATAAAGAAAACAGAACGATTGTCGCCAATAAATTTTCTGGTTTTAACAATAATGAGCTGATTGCTTCAACCGCAAAAAACCAGTTCAAGGAAGTAAATCTGTACGACAACACTCTGAACTTTTTCAATATCGGATTTCCAAGTCCGGTCGGAACCGACGGCTTTAGCAACTACGAATACGAGATTACCGACTCACTTTCGGTGAACGGAACTGAAAGTGTCGCGATCAGATATTTCCCGAAAAGAAAGGAGCAGTTGGCGTTTCAGGGAATTCTTTACATTTCTAAAGATACTTTTAATGTCGTAAAAGCTACGCTTAAATCCACCAACAAAATCAATGTGAATTTCGTGAACGGAATCTATCTCGAAACCGAATACGATTCGCCCAACGACACGATTTTTCTGCCGAAGAAAACTTATTCGGAACTGGAAATGTCAGTGTTTGACAAAAAGAAAGATGCGAAAGGAATTCTCTTTAAACGGACGCAGATCTTCAGCGATTACGACTTTAACCAAAATTTCGACAGCAAACTTTTAGCTCCAAACACACAAACTTTAAGCGACGATAACCTCACAAAACCCGATGAATTTTGGGAAAAGGAAAGACCTGAAAGTTTAGGCGAAAGAGAAGAGAATGTGTACAAAATGGTTTCGGAATTGGAGCAGGTTCCGAAATTCAAACGCGTGGTAAAACTTGTTGAAGTGTTGAGTTCAGGATATTTCAACGCGTGGAATGCGATCGATTTCGGCGGCATTTTTTCTGTTTTTGGCTACAACGAGGTGGAAGGATTTCGCTTAAGAGCGGGCGCAAGAACCTATTTTTCGCACAACGATTTATGGCGGATCGCTGGTTACACCGCATACGGATTTCGGGACCAGAAATGGAAATACGGTTTGGAAGGAAGGTATATGTTCGACCGCGATTT from Chryseobacterium suipulveris includes:
- a CDS encoding MlaE family ABC transporter permease; translation: MFKKLLNEIGAYFLLLSKTLKRPQKMSVFGKLFMREINDLGVNSFGLVLFTSIFVGAVVAIQMYNNFDASSFPIPNAFIGYATKVVLILEFAPTIISVILAGKVGSYIASSIGTMRVTEQIDALDIMGVNSPNFLILPKILASIVFNPLLIAISIVFGVWGGYLAGVATGNWSKADYITGIQMYMPQHFIWYAFFKTAVFAFLIATIPAYFGYNVKGGSLEVGRASTQAVVWTIVAIIIMNLILTQMFLS
- a CDS encoding ABC transporter ATP-binding protein, which translates into the protein MIEVKDLRKSFDEVEVLKGISTTFDTGKVNLIIGQSGSGKTVFLKSLLNVYQPTSGEILFDGRDINKMSREEKQSLRSEIGTVFQGSALFDSMTVEENIMFPLDMFTNLTYREKKRRVFDVVGRVHLNKANRKYPSEISGGMQKRVAIARAIVNNPKYLFCDEPNSGLDPYTSNIIDDLLLEITKEYNTTTIINSHDMNSVMTIGEKIVYLRLGIKEWEGNKDILINAGNKNLIDFVYSSELFKELREYFLETNKTSIENIITKPPSNENNS
- a CDS encoding outer membrane beta-barrel protein, whose translation is MKTILSTILLAVTVSVSAQVKFAAKGNLLFKMDKPTWENITSAQTYGDKGKNNVGFNFGLSAKIDLPATSLFVMPEVYYTTYKSEFDIPGKGTTLEIKSNRIDIPVLLGYDLWSDILGIYAGPVASYNLDKNDQFKDFKEDTKNKFLIGYQFGAQAMFKNIILNARYEGSFTDDQRDFIDGITNTTIRYDSKPGLIIVGLGYSF
- a CDS encoding DUF5686 family protein yields the protein MKKNCYNRKFSLLIISIFSTVFGYSQNRISGVVLDAKSQKPLAGAEIFINDNEQPQTTSTDGKFVITSESGISTAKIIKKNYKTEVLNFGDHRFENLTIRLQTEKVEEIQEVKLLVENKKKYKNKKDNPAYAIMQEVWKRKKTNGLAKYDDYQFKEYEKIEVGMNNIDSAFMQKKIFNDLEFVFKYADSSNFDKKLTLPVFLNETIYKVYGKNKPENKENRTIVANKFSGFNNNELIASTAKNQFKEVNLYDNTLNFFNIGFPSPVGTDGFSNYEYEITDSLSVNGTESVAIRYFPKRKEQLAFQGILYISKDTFNVVKATLKSTNKINVNFVNGIYLETEYDSPNDTIFLPKKTYSELEMSVFDKKKDAKGILFKRTQIFSDYDFNQNFDSKLLAPNTQTLSDDNLTKPDEFWEKERPESLGEREENVYKMVSELEQVPKFKRVVKLVEVLSSGYFNAWNAIDFGGIFSVFGYNEVEGFRLRAGARTYFSHNDLWRIAGYTAYGFRDQKWKYGLEGRYMFDRDFRATVGFGSREDILQLGSQLTTDDGIMTRSFASSSIFSSGSNASLSWLKQHNLFFSIEPIKNFQFRFDASYQNIKSANPEKFNLDFYKNGALKSETDDFHTTVSFIARPGAKFSQYGVDRYEFTTLSPTIVLKYTHGFENVMKGDFDYDKLQFLYSHPILLGNYGKTIVNLEAGKNFNAVPLSLQNIIPGNQSYSLVPGTFSLLKYYEFVADQYTTFHLEHHFNGKLFSYIPLIKKLKMRELVFFRGAYGTLSEKSKNINFENTRYSAPDQQIYYEYGFGLENIGFGNFKILRVDFNWRGNYLDRPDVTKFGVKFGFQMNF